From Quercus lobata isolate SW786 chromosome 1, ValleyOak3.0 Primary Assembly, whole genome shotgun sequence, one genomic window encodes:
- the LOC115992579 gene encoding uncharacterized protein LOC115992579 → MRGADNLFLTLSELNRDNTPVSSASTMSEKSPMKDIEQLLQNREGTGTINLSVILKVQVKGSYYMSSQMPIKLLEISQEDYAELCNYWNKLLRGKHNTEVVTEKVIKKCKVDKGSSVPFEQVFQDECTPISTAAQLQVRYSPANKMRNVAASVSHRDEVVAATIEPVMQIQQLSAAGSHSGSNANLCSAGGIEHQLSSGGHTSNQLAQTPTHRTMSSHPDLLYIELQIIHKEIEEELKNHKEVKEQLLFEFGKELEKMRTQYVNKAQELH, encoded by the exons ATGCGGGGGGCAGATAATTTATTTCTTACTTTGAGTGAGCTCAATCGTGACAATACTCCAGTCTCCAGTGCAAGTACTATGTCAGAAAAATCACCTATGAAAGATATAGAGCAACTTCTTCAGAATCGTGAAGGCACAGGCACAATTAACTTGTCTgtaattttgaaagttcaagTAAAAGGATCTTACTACATGAGTTCTCAAATGCCTATTAAGCTGCTTGAAATTTCACAAGAAGATTATGCAGAACTGtgtaattattggaataaattgTTGAGGGGAAAACATAATACCGAAGTTGTCACTGAAAAAGTTATAAAGAAATGCAAGGTTGATAAAGGTAGTTCTGTGCCATTTGAACAG GTGTTCCAAGATGAATGCACACCAATCTCCACAGCTGCCCAATTGCAAGTTAGGTATTCACCGGCTAATAAGATGCGGAATGTGGCTGCTTCAGTATCCCATCGGGATGAAGTTGTGGCAGCAACAATAGAGCCTGTGATGCAAATACAGCAGTTATCAGCTGCAGGTTCACATTCTGGTAGCAATGCTAATTTATGTTCAGCTGGTGGCATCGAACATCAACTAAGCTCTGGAGGCCATACATCCAACCAACTTGCTCAGACTCCTACACACAGGACTATGAGCTCGCATCCAGACCTGCTCTATATTGAGCTGCAAATAATTCATAAAGAAATAGAGGAGGAActaaaaaatcataaagaaGTG AAGGAGCAGCTATTGTTTGAATTTGGAAAAGAACTTGAAAAAATGCGAACCCAATATGTTAACAAAGCTCAGGAGCTGCACTGA